A region of Cryptococcus decagattii chromosome 3, complete sequence DNA encodes the following proteins:
- a CDS encoding acetate non-utilizing protein 9, mitochondrial: MRPTLLRLANASGPLPLSVSQASVQLIPPIPLYRRLLRAHRLLPADMRYMGDSYVKSEFRLTRTTDNPLHIIGFLSQWKIYLDEIESSLIRPDGRKQGQAVEWRGKKLDTGAFEKLSTEQVGQLYELMHATKDVWKSPEQIEQEAKSAGVSPVDPNDPTAAGNS; encoded by the exons ATGAGACCCACACTCCTCCGCCTTGCGAACGCCTCTGGCCCACTCCCACTCTCAGTTTCACAGGCTTCTGTCCAGCTCATCCCTCCTATTCCGCTCTATCGCCGCCTTCTTCGAGCTCACCGTCTCTTACCAGCTGATATGCGCTACATGGGCGATTCATATGTCAAGTCCGAGTTCCGACTGACTCGGACGACCGATAACCCTCTACATATTATTGGTTTCCTCTCGCAATGGAAAATCTACCTCGACGAGATTGAGAGCTCGCTCATCAGGCCGGATGGGAGGAAGCAGGGTCAAGCTGTAGAatggagaggaaaaaagtTGGATACGGGTGCTTTTGAAAAGCTATCGACAGAGCAGGTGGGGCAGCTGTATGAGCTCATGCACGCGACGAAGGATGTGTGGAAATC accAGAACAGATTGAGCAAGAAGCCAAGTCTGCCGGAGTCAGTCCTGTGGACCCCAACGACCCCACCGCTGCTG